One genomic window of Rhodothermales bacterium includes the following:
- a CDS encoding Tm-1-like ATP-binding domain-containing protein translates to MATIVIIGALDTKGAEVEFVKQQIERRGHRTLVIDSGVLGEAAFRADVTRQDVATAAGADLAKLAADNDRGRAVIAMTEGVRAVVQRLHREGRLDAIIGMGGGAGTTVGTAAMRALPLGIPKVMVSTLASGDTRPFVGVKDIVMVPSIVDISGLNGIARGVFTRAAAAVCGMVEAEVPPGDDKPTITASMFGNTTKCVERARTHFEAAGFELLVFHAVGSGGMTMESLIEAGEVDGVFDVTLTEWADELLGGVMSAGPTRLDAAAKIGTPAVYAPGCVDIVNFWEPESVPVALRSRRIYHHNAKQTLVRTDIDDNAKLGKIFAEKFNASTGPVAVYFPLKAVSVISEPGGPYHWPEADAALFDTLRSHLRKDIPVYEFDTTINDPVFADAMARGLLAMMGK, encoded by the coding sequence ATGGCTACCATCGTGATCATCGGCGCGCTCGACACCAAAGGCGCGGAGGTGGAATTCGTCAAGCAGCAGATTGAACGGCGAGGCCACCGGACGCTGGTGATCGATTCCGGAGTGCTGGGCGAGGCGGCTTTCCGAGCCGACGTCACCCGACAGGACGTGGCCACGGCGGCCGGCGCCGACCTCGCGAAGCTGGCGGCCGACAACGACCGCGGCCGAGCGGTGATCGCGATGACCGAAGGGGTTCGCGCCGTCGTACAGCGCCTGCACCGTGAGGGCCGGCTCGACGCCATCATCGGGATGGGAGGAGGCGCCGGCACGACCGTCGGCACCGCCGCCATGCGAGCCCTGCCGCTCGGCATCCCGAAGGTAATGGTGTCCACGCTCGCCAGCGGCGACACCCGGCCGTTTGTCGGGGTGAAAGACATCGTCATGGTCCCGTCGATCGTCGACATCAGCGGCCTGAACGGGATCGCGCGCGGGGTGTTCACCCGCGCCGCCGCGGCCGTCTGTGGCATGGTCGAAGCCGAGGTACCGCCCGGCGACGACAAGCCCACGATCACCGCGTCCATGTTCGGGAATACGACAAAGTGTGTCGAGCGGGCGCGGACCCACTTCGAGGCGGCCGGCTTCGAGTTGCTGGTTTTCCACGCTGTAGGGTCGGGGGGGATGACCATGGAGAGCCTCATCGAGGCCGGCGAAGTCGACGGCGTGTTCGACGTGACCCTCACCGAATGGGCGGACGAGCTGCTGGGCGGCGTCATGTCCGCCGGCCCCACCCGTCTCGATGCCGCGGCGAAGATCGGCACGCCGGCCGTGTATGCGCCGGGCTGCGTCGACATCGTCAACTTCTGGGAGCCGGAGAGCGTGCCCGTGGCGCTGCGGAGCCGGCGGATCTACCACCACAACGCGAAGCAGACGCTGGTCCGGACCGACATCGACGACAACGCGAAGCTGGGGAAGATATTCGCCGAAAAGTTTAATGCCTCCACGGGGCCCGTCGCCGTCTATTTCCCCCTGAAAGCCGTTTCCGTGATTTCCGAACCAGGTGGCCCTTACCACTGGCCCGAAGCCGATGCCGCCCTGTTCGATACGCTGCGCTCCCACCTGCGCAAGGATATTCCCGTGTACGAATTCGACACTACCATCAACGACCCCGTCTTCGCCGACGCCATGGCCCGAGGGCTGCTGGCGATGATGGGGAAGTAA